In Ruminococcaceae bacterium R-25, one genomic interval encodes:
- a CDS encoding iron complex transport system substrate-binding protein, which translates to MKKIISIILAAAATLALATGCSSTNVTVPSVTVPSEIESLVSEGKEIVDELNVAIPTKDRAGNDIKVPETVENIVSMAPSTTQFLIDLGLADKIIGIDTNSATYADKLKADIPQFDMMNPDNEAIAALAPDIVFVSGMSSVGGTSPFQSLVDSGICVADIPSPSSIEGICEDLEFIGACVGKGMEALAYSKGLTAFMAGIEEIGKNIPAEEQKTVLVMMNVPSAEYPTIYTFGKGTYMNEMLEAIGAKNAFGDQEGWLSVSVEDAIKANPDVILMDCNWLPDAADQVKALAGWENVNAIKNGAVYAVNEDLCSRPNQHVAEATLEWAKFIYADKFTDFSLGDELGNAVKDGVDKVSDN; encoded by the coding sequence ATGAAGAAGATTATTTCAATAATCCTTGCTGCCGCAGCTACATTGGCACTCGCTACAGGTTGTAGCAGCACAAATGTTACGGTTCCTTCTGTAACAGTTCCTTCCGAGATCGAGTCACTCGTATCCGAAGGCAAGGAGATCGTTGACGAATTGAATGTTGCGATCCCTACAAAGGACCGTGCAGGCAATGACATCAAGGTTCCTGAGACGGTCGAGAATATCGTATCCATGGCACCTTCCACAACACAGTTCCTTATCGACTTAGGTCTTGCTGACAAGATCATCGGTATCGACACAAACTCTGCTACTTATGCGGATAAGCTTAAGGCAGACATTCCCCAGTTCGACATGATGAACCCTGATAACGAAGCTATCGCAGCACTTGCTCCCGATATCGTTTTCGTTTCCGGTATGAGCTCTGTCGGCGGCACATCACCTTTCCAGTCTCTCGTTGACAGCGGAATCTGCGTTGCAGACATTCCTTCACCTTCTTCCATCGAAGGCATCTGCGAAGATCTTGAGTTCATCGGCGCATGCGTAGGTAAGGGCATGGAAGCTCTCGCTTATTCAAAGGGTCTTACGGCTTTCATGGCAGGCATTGAAGAGATCGGCAAGAACATCCCCGCTGAAGAGCAAAAGACAGTCCTCGTTATGATGAACGTTCCTTCTGCTGAATATCCTACGATCTACACATTCGGCAAGGGCACTTACATGAACGAGATGCTCGAAGCAATCGGCGCTAAGAACGCTTTCGGCGATCAGGAAGGCTGGCTTTCTGTTTCCGTTGAGGATGCTATCAAGGCTAACCCTGATGTAATCCTTATGGACTGCAACTGGCTGCCTGATGCAGCTGACCAGGTCAAGGCTCTTGCAGGCTGGGAAAACGTAAATGCAATCAAGAACGGTGCTGTTTATGCAGTTAATGAAGACCTCTGCTCACGTCCTAACCAGCATGTTGCTGAGGCAACACTTGAGTGGGCTAAATTCATCTATGCTGACAAGTTCACTGATTTCTCTTTGGGCGACGAATTAGGTAACGCAGTCAAAGATGGCGTAGACAAGGTTTCGGATAATTAA
- a CDS encoding 5,10-methylenetetrahydrofolate reductase (NAD(P)): MKINKILADKTPTISFEVFPPKAETGLNDVKTAAGAIAALGPSFMSVTYGAAGSTSKLTVEVASDIQNLHGVPVMPHLTCVASTKEHVANMIRQIRENNIDNVMALRGDLPKDGNVCHDFEHASDLVREIRSLDPDICIGGACYPEGHIECAHKSDDIHFLKEKVDAGCDFLTTQMFFDNNIFYNFLYRVKDVGINVPIVPGIMPITTAKQLSRSVQLSGTSVPERFKAIVDRFGDDPVAMRQAGIIYASEQIIDLIANGITHIHVYSMNKPDVASDILYNLKGIIG; the protein is encoded by the coding sequence ATGAAGATTAACAAGATACTTGCAGACAAGACTCCTACGATATCTTTCGAGGTATTCCCGCCTAAGGCTGAGACAGGCCTTAATGACGTTAAGACAGCCGCAGGCGCCATCGCAGCTCTGGGTCCTTCATTCATGTCCGTAACATACGGTGCTGCAGGCTCTACTTCCAAGCTCACTGTCGAAGTCGCATCTGACATCCAAAATCTTCACGGCGTTCCCGTAATGCCCCACCTCACCTGCGTTGCCTCCACCAAAGAGCACGTAGCCAACATGATCCGTCAAATTCGCGAAAACAATATCGACAATGTAATGGCTCTTAGAGGCGACCTCCCTAAGGATGGCAATGTCTGCCACGATTTCGAGCACGCTTCAGACCTCGTAAGAGAGATCAGATCCTTAGATCCCGACATCTGCATCGGCGGCGCGTGCTATCCCGAAGGACACATCGAGTGCGCACACAAGTCTGACGACATCCACTTCCTCAAGGAAAAGGTCGATGCCGGCTGTGACTTCCTTACAACACAGATGTTTTTCGACAACAACATCTTCTATAACTTCCTTTACAGGGTTAAGGACGTCGGCATCAATGTTCCGATCGTTCCGGGCATCATGCCTATCACTACTGCAAAGCAGTTATCAAGATCAGTCCAGCTCTCAGGCACAAGTGTTCCTGAGCGTTTCAAGGCAATAGTCGACCGCTTCGGCGATGACCCTGTCGCTATGCGCCAGGCAGGCATCATTTATGCAAGCGAACAGATAATCGACCTTATCGCAAACGGCATCACGCACATTCACGTTTATTCAATGAACAAGCCTGACGTTGCTTCCGATATTCTCTACAACCTCAAGGGGATCATCGGATAA
- a CDS encoding uridine phosphorylase translates to MITDSFDTSEAIVSPEPFFGEQKHICDIAIATFSREIFAAVLEKYPHEVITKLGSVNKIRQVFLVDADGVKFVFYLSEMGSAQAATDVIEINWQTGAEKFILFGSCGALDPEKTKGKYIIPASSYRDEGMSYHYAPPADYIDMKNADFMGSFFEEKGYPYVKGRVWTTDALYRETRNNVKKRKDEGCIAVEMELAGVQAVCDFHGLELYDFLVAGDVVDQPDYTPDGLSEANHSFDKFDIAVEIAKRIKGIS, encoded by the coding sequence ATGATCACAGATTCTTTTGATACAAGTGAAGCAATAGTCTCTCCGGAGCCGTTTTTCGGAGAGCAGAAGCATATATGTGATATTGCGATAGCTACTTTTTCGCGTGAGATATTTGCAGCTGTTTTAGAGAAGTATCCGCACGAGGTAATTACCAAGTTAGGTTCAGTCAACAAGATCAGACAGGTATTTCTTGTCGATGCTGACGGAGTGAAGTTTGTTTTCTATCTTTCAGAGATGGGCTCGGCACAGGCGGCCACGGATGTCATTGAGATCAACTGGCAGACAGGCGCAGAGAAGTTCATCCTGTTCGGTTCCTGCGGCGCTTTGGATCCTGAGAAGACAAAGGGCAAATATATCATCCCGGCATCTTCATACCGTGATGAGGGCATGAGCTATCACTATGCTCCGCCTGCTGATTATATCGACATGAAGAATGCGGATTTCATGGGTTCGTTCTTTGAAGAAAAAGGTTACCCTTATGTCAAGGGAAGAGTGTGGACCACGGATGCGCTTTACAGAGAGACCAGAAATAACGTCAAAAAGCGCAAGGATGAAGGCTGTATCGCAGTAGAGATGGAACTTGCGGGGGTTCAGGCTGTATGTGATTTCCACGGGCTTGAGCTTTACGATTTCCTTGTTGCAGGCGATGTTGTCGACCAGCCTGATTACACGCCGGACGGTTTAAGCGAAGCTAATCACTCTTTCGATAAATTCGACATAGCAGTAGAGATCGCAAAGCGGATCAAAGGCATTTCATAA
- a CDS encoding 4-oxalocrotonate tautomerase family enzyme codes for MPVVKVSMLKGKTPEYKKTVLDCIHEGLVQSIGIEDWDRFQRISEYEKADFEKPDFKSDDFMIIELSLFPGRTKEQKGRLIDCICGNLKNRLSVDPADVFIVINEPPLENWGIGGKQRG; via the coding sequence ATGCCTGTAGTAAAAGTTTCGATGTTAAAAGGGAAGACTCCCGAATATAAGAAGACAGTTCTTGACTGCATTCACGAAGGATTAGTCCAATCGATCGGAATCGAAGACTGGGACCGCTTTCAGCGCATTTCCGAATACGAAAAAGCTGATTTCGAAAAGCCTGATTTTAAGTCAGATGATTTCATGATCATTGAGCTCTCGCTGTTTCCCGGAAGGACAAAAGAGCAGAAGGGCAGACTCATAGACTGCATTTGTGGTAATCTTAAGAACAGATTGTCTGTAGACCCTGCTGATGTGTTTATAGTCATTAACGAACCGCCGCTTGAAAATTGGGGAATAGGCGGAAAACAAAGAGGATAA
- a CDS encoding iron complex transport system permease protein has translation MTKKGTGLKIAISAVLCLFILLLAIRQGSVYISLKDLFGIIGGHITGKGTPDDIEPMLDSIFWTIRMPRALMAFMVGGALSISGACMQALLQNPLASSYTLGVSSGASLGAAFVIILEISIPVLAGFMLPFAGFVFGLITVAGALLLASAIDRSVSNTTVVLIGMILSLFVNGIMNLLSTLYSDNSKQLHLWMMGSFSARSWTHCAIMLPVCILGLLFLMLMSRKLDIMSFGDLQAQAMGVDSKKTKIVAILICALLTGVSVAFTGVIGFVDLAAPHVVRRIFGPSHKLVIPMSFIYGGAFMALCDLISRTLLSPREIPVGAVTALIGAPFFAYVFFASRRKRA, from the coding sequence ATGACTAAGAAGGGCACAGGACTAAAGATAGCGATATCGGCAGTCCTGTGCCTTTTTATATTGCTCCTGGCGATCAGGCAGGGAAGCGTATACATCTCGCTCAAAGACCTCTTCGGCATAATCGGAGGCCACATTACAGGCAAGGGAACACCTGATGATATTGAACCGATGCTCGATTCCATCTTCTGGACCATCAGAATGCCGAGAGCCCTTATGGCGTTTATGGTCGGAGGCGCGCTCTCGATAAGCGGCGCGTGCATGCAGGCTTTGCTCCAAAACCCTCTGGCATCTTCTTACACTTTGGGTGTATCGTCCGGCGCTTCTTTAGGCGCTGCATTTGTAATAATCTTAGAAATTTCCATCCCTGTTCTGGCAGGATTCATGCTTCCTTTCGCAGGTTTTGTATTCGGCCTCATAACAGTTGCAGGAGCACTTCTTCTGGCGTCCGCGATCGACAGGAGCGTATCTAACACGACAGTCGTCCTGATAGGTATGATCCTGTCGCTTTTCGTAAACGGCATAATGAACCTTTTATCGACACTTTATTCAGACAACTCCAAGCAGCTCCACCTCTGGATGATGGGCTCTTTCTCCGCAAGAAGCTGGACACACTGCGCTATCATGCTTCCGGTCTGCATTTTAGGGTTGTTGTTCTTAATGCTGATGTCCCGAAAACTGGACATCATGAGCTTCGGTGATCTCCAGGCCCAGGCTATGGGTGTTGATTCGAAAAAGACGAAGATCGTCGCTATCCTTATCTGTGCACTTTTGACCGGCGTATCCGTTGCATTCACTGGCGTCATCGGATTTGTCGACCTCGCTGCACCTCATGTGGTTAGAAGGATCTTCGGACCTTCACACAAACTTGTTATCCCTATGTCATTTATCTACGGTGGCGCATTCATGGCGCTCTGTGATCTCATATCAAGAACTCTGTTATCGCCGAGAGAGATCCCCGTCGGAGCAGTTACGGCCCTTATCGGTGCACCGTTCTTTGCTTATGTTTTCTTCGCTTCAAGGAGGAAACGCGCATGA
- a CDS encoding 5-methyltetrahydrofolate--homocysteine methyltransferase, which produces MGLRERLGKEWLFCDGGTGSILQKLGLKGGELPETWNLTRPDDIRNLNKGYFEAGSNIVNTNTFGANRFKFDNVEEIVKAGVKLCQEARKDAGREDDAYVAIDVGPTGKLLEPMGDLKFNEAVEVFSQIIKAGYEAGGDVVVIETMSDSYEAKAAVVAAIEVCDLPIIVTMVYDETGKLLTGGSVEGTVAMLEGLKVDAIGINCGFGPKQMLPIAERLVKCCSLPIVVNPNAGLPRTENGQTVYDVDPDDFAAVMEQIAKLGVHVMGGCCGTTPAHISRMINTVKTLPFIAPTTKNETYVTSFADCVKIGRKPVIIGERINPTGKKKLQQALRDNNIDYLLTEALNQEEAGAHILDVNVGLPEIDEPSMMEDVVLKIQSVTNLPLQLDTTNIEALERGLRIYNGKPMINSVNGKEENIKAVMPLVAKYGGVLVSLPLDESGIPETSDGRIAIAKRIYEAADKYGIPRKDIVIDGLAMTVSSDPNSAIATLDTVRRVRDEFNGHSILGVSNISFGLPARELVNSHFLTMAMQNGLSCAIINPCNGPMMASYRSYNALMNLDPNLSEYINAYKDYVAGSAQSSSGSKAASSTSNAVLTLAESIERGVVGRAAEAMKEELASGRDSLEIINAELIPALDKVGKGFEKGTVFLPQLLMSADAAKAAFAVVKEAMADKPRTTKGQVILATVKGDIHDIGKNIVKVMLENYGYDVIDLGKDVPPEVIVDCAIENNIKVVGLSALMTTTVASMEETIKQLRERKPDTKVVVGGAVMTPEYSEQIGADAYAKDAMATVRYCDSVFGE; this is translated from the coding sequence ATGGGTTTACGTGAAAGACTTGGCAAAGAATGGTTATTCTGTGACGGCGGTACCGGTTCGATACTTCAAAAGCTCGGCCTTAAAGGCGGCGAGCTCCCTGAAACATGGAACCTCACAAGACCTGACGATATCAGGAATCTTAACAAAGGCTATTTCGAAGCAGGCTCAAATATCGTAAACACAAACACTTTCGGTGCGAACAGGTTTAAATTCGACAACGTCGAGGAGATCGTAAAAGCAGGCGTTAAGCTCTGCCAGGAAGCTCGAAAAGACGCAGGCCGCGAAGACGATGCTTATGTTGCTATCGACGTAGGCCCTACAGGAAAGCTCTTGGAACCCATGGGCGACCTGAAGTTCAATGAGGCCGTTGAGGTTTTCTCGCAGATCATTAAGGCAGGCTATGAGGCCGGCGGCGATGTAGTTGTCATTGAGACTATGAGTGACTCATACGAAGCCAAGGCTGCTGTCGTTGCTGCAATAGAAGTTTGCGACCTGCCCATCATCGTTACGATGGTATACGACGAGACAGGTAAGCTCCTTACGGGCGGCAGCGTTGAAGGAACTGTCGCAATGTTAGAAGGCCTTAAGGTAGATGCAATCGGCATCAACTGCGGCTTCGGTCCTAAGCAGATGCTCCCTATCGCTGAGCGTCTCGTTAAGTGCTGCTCCCTCCCTATCGTTGTTAACCCTAACGCAGGCCTTCCGAGAACGGAAAACGGACAGACAGTTTACGATGTCGATCCTGATGATTTCGCTGCTGTTATGGAACAGATCGCGAAGCTGGGCGTACACGTTATGGGTGGCTGCTGCGGCACGACACCTGCTCACATAAGCAGGATGATCAACACGGTCAAGACTCTTCCCTTCATTGCGCCGACAACAAAGAACGAGACTTATGTTACGAGCTTTGCAGACTGCGTTAAGATCGGCAGAAAGCCCGTTATAATCGGTGAGAGGATCAATCCTACCGGCAAGAAAAAACTCCAGCAGGCTCTCCGTGACAACAATATCGATTATCTTCTGACCGAAGCATTAAACCAGGAAGAAGCAGGCGCGCACATTCTTGACGTCAACGTCGGTCTTCCTGAGATCGATGAGCCTTCCATGATGGAAGATGTTGTTTTAAAGATCCAGTCAGTTACAAACCTCCCCCTGCAGCTCGATACGACCAATATCGAAGCATTGGAAAGAGGCCTTCGCATCTATAACGGCAAGCCCATGATCAACTCCGTAAACGGCAAGGAAGAAAACATCAAGGCAGTTATGCCCCTGGTCGCAAAATACGGCGGTGTTTTAGTCTCACTTCCTTTGGATGAGAGCGGTATTCCTGAGACATCAGACGGACGTATCGCAATTGCAAAGCGCATCTACGAAGCAGCTGACAAATACGGTATTCCGAGAAAGGATATCGTTATCGACGGCCTCGCAATGACAGTATCTTCTGACCCCAATTCCGCTATCGCGACACTCGACACCGTAAGGCGTGTAAGAGATGAATTTAACGGTCATTCGATCCTCGGTGTATCGAATATCTCTTTCGGACTTCCTGCCAGGGAATTAGTCAACTCGCACTTCCTTACGATGGCAATGCAGAACGGTCTTTCATGCGCGATCATAAACCCCTGCAACGGCCCAATGATGGCTTCTTACAGGTCATATAATGCGCTGATGAACCTTGACCCCAATCTTTCAGAATACATCAATGCATATAAGGACTATGTGGCAGGATCAGCTCAGTCTTCTTCCGGCTCGAAAGCTGCTTCTTCCACATCCAATGCAGTATTAACACTCGCTGAATCGATCGAAAGAGGCGTCGTCGGACGTGCCGCCGAAGCTATGAAAGAAGAACTCGCTTCCGGCAGGGATTCGTTGGAGATAATAAATGCTGAATTGATTCCCGCTCTCGACAAAGTCGGAAAAGGCTTTGAGAAAGGAACCGTATTCCTTCCCCAGCTTCTCATGAGCGCGGATGCCGCAAAGGCAGCTTTCGCAGTCGTCAAGGAAGCAATGGCAGATAAGCCCAGAACGACCAAGGGACAGGTTATCCTTGCAACCGTAAAAGGCGACATCCACGACATCGGGAAGAACATCGTAAAGGTAATGCTCGAAAACTACGGCTACGATGTAATCGACTTAGGCAAAGACGTACCGCCTGAAGTGATCGTTGACTGTGCAATCGAAAACAATATTAAGGTAGTTGGCCTTTCTGCCCTTATGACAACAACTGTTGCTTCAATGGAAGAGACAATAAAGCAGCTCCGCGAGAGAAAGCCTGACACCAAAGTCGTTGTAGGCGGCGCTGTAATGACACCCGAATATTCAGAGCAGATCGGTGCTGACGCATATGCAAAAGATGCAATGGCGACCGTAAGATACTGCGATTCGGTTTTCGGAGAATAA
- a CDS encoding energy-coupled thiamine transporter ThiT gives MSKQTIKSNREYILRVSTGGVCLALAFVLSQLKLFEMPMGGTVTPASTLPIIVYGVAFGPVWGFVLAFIFSLLQLIGGWLVTPFQVFLDYTLGYTALGFAGFAALKADSRSKLSGALNRFRNASLLKIIAFTYVAYFVRWLGSVASGIIFYSEYAAEAGYDSALVYSMVYNGSFLLADLAILAVVLVVLYMVIPSSKEDTTLASIQKFTAEFIGTFVLVFVGCGTAMAVGCDAENGSGYILTAFAFGLVIVAMAYCIGNVSGCHINPAVSLAMLISKKMTITDFWGYIVFQTLGAISGAGLLQYLFKAAGKVDKTGVFDKDVGEMTKWGLGANGLAGVNGSWLAGLIIEVVLTFIFVMTILGVTDAKFKHGSFGGVVIGFALVLVHILGISFTGTSVNPARSIGPAIFAGGAALADLWIFIVAPMAGAALAAVVYKAITRAKEEVK, from the coding sequence ATGTCCAAACAAACAATCAAATCGAACCGTGAGTATATCCTGAGAGTATCCACGGGCGGCGTATGCCTTGCACTGGCATTCGTACTTTCACAGTTAAAGCTTTTCGAGATGCCAATGGGCGGAACAGTTACACCGGCATCGACATTGCCTATCATCGTTTACGGCGTAGCATTCGGACCTGTATGGGGCTTCGTGCTCGCTTTCATCTTCAGCCTTTTGCAGCTCATCGGCGGCTGGCTGGTAACTCCTTTCCAGGTGTTCTTAGACTACACGCTCGGCTATACGGCACTTGGCTTTGCAGGCTTTGCGGCACTTAAGGCTGATTCGAGATCCAAGCTTTCCGGCGCTCTCAACAGATTCAGAAATGCGTCACTCCTTAAGATCATAGCTTTCACATATGTTGCTTACTTCGTAAGGTGGCTCGGATCAGTTGCTTCCGGCATTATCTTCTATTCCGAATATGCAGCTGAAGCAGGCTACGACAGTGCGCTCGTTTATTCCATGGTCTACAACGGTTCATTCCTTTTGGCTGACCTCGCGATCCTTGCAGTCGTTCTCGTTGTACTCTACATGGTTATCCCTTCTTCAAAGGAAGATACAACACTCGCATCTATCCAGAAGTTTACTGCAGAATTCATCGGCACATTCGTCCTCGTATTTGTCGGATGTGGCACTGCAATGGCAGTAGGCTGTGACGCTGAAAACGGCAGCGGATATATCCTCACAGCTTTTGCTTTCGGCCTTGTTATCGTAGCTATGGCTTACTGCATCGGAAACGTTTCAGGCTGCCACATCAACCCTGCGGTTTCTCTTGCTATGCTCATCTCGAAAAAGATGACCATCACTGACTTCTGGGGCTACATCGTTTTCCAGACTCTCGGTGCGATTTCAGGTGCAGGCCTTCTTCAGTATCTTTTCAAGGCTGCCGGAAAAGTTGACAAGACAGGCGTCTTCGATAAAGATGTCGGCGAAATGACAAAGTGGGGACTCGGTGCTAACGGCCTTGCTGGCGTAAACGGAAGCTGGCTTGCAGGACTCATTATTGAAGTTGTTCTTACATTTATTTTTGTAATGACTATCTTGGGTGTTACTGACGCTAAGTTCAAGCATGGTTCATTTGGCGGAGTTGTTATTGGCTTTGCTCTCGTTCTGGTACACATCCTCGGAATCAGCTTTACAGGAACATCAGTTAACCCTGCACGTTCTATCGGTCCTGCGATCTTTGCAGGCGGCGCAGCTCTTGCTGACCTCTGGATCTTCATCGTAGCTCCTATGGCCGGCGCAGCTCTTGCAGCAGTTGTTTATAAGGCTATTACAAGAGCCAAGGAAGAAGTTAAATAA
- a CDS encoding cobalamin-dependent methionine synthase-like protein — protein MPLGVDIPVKEVQRYMGYHGINEIAPDIQERIDKAIDQVSSQSHPRLLIKEFRISVSDKTVVIHAENEDVTLESESLCRNLSGCKRALLLACTIGPSCDMLVRRASVKSAVDAAVYQAAGAAAIEAFLDNENDRLKKEYEAEDLYLRPRFSPGYGDLKLDHQKDWFRLLDISKQVGIELTDSLLMVPTKSVTAIIGIGGDKCKCSGSGCGGCSMKNTCEYSKGKS, from the coding sequence ATGCCTTTAGGAGTAGACATACCTGTAAAAGAAGTCCAAAGATACATGGGATACCACGGTATCAACGAGATCGCGCCTGATATTCAGGAGCGCATCGATAAGGCAATCGACCAGGTAAGTTCACAGTCTCATCCCAGGCTCCTGATCAAGGAATTCAGGATCAGCGTTTCCGATAAGACCGTTGTGATCCATGCCGAAAACGAAGACGTCACTTTGGAATCCGAATCTCTTTGCAGGAATCTTTCGGGCTGCAAAAGAGCGCTTCTGTTAGCTTGCACGATCGGTCCTTCATGCGACATGCTGGTAAGAAGAGCTTCCGTTAAATCTGCTGTTGATGCAGCTGTTTATCAGGCTGCCGGAGCTGCTGCGATCGAAGCTTTTTTAGACAATGAAAACGACAGACTCAAGAAAGAATATGAAGCAGAAGATCTTTATCTGAGGCCCCGCTTTTCGCCAGGTTACGGTGACTTAAAGCTTGACCACCAGAAAGACTGGTTCAGACTCTTAGATATTTCAAAACAGGTCGGTATCGAACTTACCGACTCCCTTCTGATGGTTCCTACAAAATCGGTTACCGCGATCATCGGCATCGGCGGAGATAAGTGCAAATGCTCAGGTTCGGGATGCGGCGGATGCAGCATGAAAAATACTTGTGAATATTCAAAAGGAAAATCTTAA
- a CDS encoding iron complex transport system ATP-binding protein, protein MNIICKNMSAGYGKTEILKDINLEINPGEKVFIGGANGSDKTTLLRVLAGIIPHAGEVLIDGKEVSSMKRKNIAKLIALMPQTNEIYFPYTVNETVLLGTYASIGNSLFGSNAKAAQFAVKCMEDCCVLEFKDRHLDELSGGQLQRVLLARTFAQGSPFLFLDEPGNNLDIKYRAELCDKLNTWSAGKTGDIDNTLVAVFHDLEQAKRCCTRAVMLKDGCIVFDGDITDAMKPEMLMNIYDFDVASYVNGYSS, encoded by the coding sequence ATGAACATAATCTGTAAAAACATGAGCGCCGGCTACGGCAAGACAGAGATCCTTAAGGATATAAACCTTGAGATAAATCCCGGCGAAAAGGTCTTTATCGGCGGCGCTAACGGCTCCGATAAGACTACTTTGCTCCGTGTGCTTGCAGGTATAATTCCTCACGCCGGAGAGGTCCTTATTGACGGCAAAGAAGTCTCTTCGATGAAGCGTAAAAATATTGCAAAACTTATCGCTCTCATGCCTCAGACAAATGAGATCTATTTCCCTTATACGGTCAATGAGACAGTGCTCTTGGGAACATATGCTTCTATAGGAAATTCTTTGTTTGGCAGTAATGCCAAAGCAGCACAGTTTGCGGTTAAGTGCATGGAAGACTGCTGCGTTCTTGAGTTTAAGGACAGACACTTAGATGAACTCTCCGGCGGACAGCTCCAGCGCGTGCTTTTAGCAAGGACATTCGCGCAGGGTTCACCGTTCCTTTTCTTAGACGAACCCGGCAACAATCTTGATATCAAATACAGGGCAGAACTATGCGACAAGTTGAATACCTGGTCGGCAGGAAAGACCGGTGATATCGATAACACACTGGTCGCTGTTTTCCATGATTTGGAACAGGCTAAAAGATGCTGCACAAGGGCGGTTATGCTTAAAGATGGCTGTATCGTTTTTGACGGTGATATAACCGATGCGATGAAGCCTGAAATGCTTATGAATATCTATGATTTTGACGTAGCATCTTACGTTAACGGATACTCTTCTTAA